A window from Salvia miltiorrhiza cultivar Shanhuang (shh) chromosome 2, IMPLAD_Smil_shh, whole genome shotgun sequence encodes these proteins:
- the LOC131011276 gene encoding uncharacterized protein LOC131011276 — protein MEGVGARFGRSSTRYGGPATVFTGPVRKWKKKWVYVPPPNSNHHHHAASNGTANGSNGSSHLQLYKWTPIAPSESKDGSNNDINGGDNGNAEPKNSSKDDDAAVEELPKKRFKYIPVVVLEEQKNESSEHIEDENKPSDDNSDAVEAMSRGDEKPDMNDVPMDENQASESNREERQDLNESTLDLSLGLKAHDGENDSDSRADQNKDD, from the exons ATGGAGGGAGTAGGGGCCAGGTTCGGCCGATCTTCTACCCGTTACGGGGGCCCCGCCACCGTCTTCACCGGCCCGGTTCGCAAGTGGAAGAAGAAGTGGGTTTACGTGCCGCCGCCTAATTCCAACCACCACCATCACGCGGCCTCTAACGGAACCGCCAATGGAAGCAACGGCTCCTCCCACCTCCAGCTTTACAAGTGGACGCCCATCGCTCCCAGCGAATCGAAAGATGGCAGCAACAATGATATCAACGGCGGCGATAATGGTAATGCTGAACCCAAAAATTCAAGTAAAGACGACGATGCTGCGGTGGAGGAGCTTCCGAAGAAACGATTCAAGTATATCCCG GTTGTTGTGCTTGAAGAACAAAAAAATGAATCCTCGGAGCACATAGAGGATGAAAATAAGCCAAGTGATGATAACTCAGATGCAGTAGAGGCGATGTCAAGAGGTGATGAAAAACCTGACATGAATGATGTACCGATGGATGAAAACCAG GCTTCAGAGAGCAATCGTGAAGAACGGCAAGATCTGAATGAAAGCACCTTGGATTTGAGTTTGGGGTTGAAGGCTCATGATGGTGAAAATGACTCTGACTCGAGAGCAGATCAAAACAAAGATGACTAG